A region of Helicobacter sp. 12S02232-10 DNA encodes the following proteins:
- the dxs gene encoding 1-deoxy-D-xylulose-5-phosphate synthase: MNFLAPPKNLILLDKDIPYLKKLCEDIRGRILEVVSANGGHLSSTLGAVELIVGMHSVFDCMENPFIYDVSHQAYAHKLITGRWNEFSTLRQFGGISGFIKPSESVYDYFVAGHSSTSISIGVGVAKAYALENKSGMPIALIGDGSMSSGLVYEALNELGDRKYPMIILLNDNEMSIAKPIGAISKYLSHLIASPMYQSLKERIKKILRKMPDSASYIAKRFEESFKLITPGILFEEMGINYIGPINGHDLEEIIYSLKLAKEFKGPVLIHAQTIKGKGYEIAEGKYEKWHGVGPFDVETGKSKKSSSIKSPTEIYSKALLELAQEDQKIVGVTAAMPGGTGLGVLIDKYPDRFWDVAIAEQHAVASMAAMAKEGFKPFVTIYSTFLQRAFDQIVHDVGIMSLPVKFAIDRAGIVGEDGETHQGLLDISYLRSVPNMVLFAPRDNVSLKKAVAFASNFNISPCAFRYPRGKFILEEGVFENKDFFIGKSELLIDNGDILLVGYGNGVGRAYEVLKLLKEKGISCALLDLRFLKPLDRDLKDILPKYQIIFVFSDSYKINGVGSALLEYMMEEDLKLRIETFEIPDKYIPHGNTVLIEKSVGLDVETLTMKVLNRLSNLSQRLS; this comes from the coding sequence ATGAATTTTCTTGCTCCTCCAAAAAATCTTATTCTTTTGGATAAAGACATTCCTTATTTAAAAAAGCTTTGTGAAGATATACGCGGTAGAATTTTAGAAGTTGTTAGTGCTAATGGAGGTCATTTAAGTTCTACTTTGGGTGCTGTGGAATTGATTGTTGGAATGCATTCAGTATTTGATTGTATGGAAAATCCTTTTATTTATGATGTGAGTCATCAAGCATATGCACATAAGCTTATTACAGGAAGATGGAATGAATTTAGCACGCTTAGACAATTTGGAGGAATAAGCGGTTTTATTAAACCTTCTGAGTCTGTTTATGATTATTTTGTTGCAGGTCATAGTTCCACTTCTATTTCTATAGGAGTAGGTGTTGCTAAAGCATATGCCTTAGAGAATAAATCAGGTATGCCTATTGCATTAATCGGGGATGGAAGTATGAGTTCAGGATTGGTGTATGAAGCACTCAATGAACTTGGAGATAGAAAATATCCGATGATTATTCTTTTAAATGACAATGAAATGAGCATTGCTAAGCCGATTGGGGCAATCAGTAAATATCTTTCTCATTTGATTGCAAGTCCGATGTACCAGTCCTTAAAAGAGAGAATTAAAAAAATTTTGAGAAAAATGCCTGATAGCGCCTCTTACATTGCAAAACGCTTTGAAGAATCTTTTAAACTCATCACTCCAGGCATTTTATTTGAAGAAATGGGAATCAATTACATAGGTCCTATAAATGGGCACGATCTTGAAGAGATTATTTATTCTCTTAAGCTTGCCAAGGAATTTAAGGGTCCTGTTCTCATTCACGCTCAAACTATTAAAGGAAAAGGCTATGAAATAGCCGAAGGAAAATATGAAAAATGGCATGGTGTCGGTCCTTTTGATGTCGAGACAGGAAAATCTAAAAAATCATCTAGTATCAAAAGCCCTACAGAGATTTATTCTAAAGCTTTGTTGGAATTGGCCCAAGAGGATCAAAAAATCGTTGGAGTAACAGCTGCAATGCCTGGAGGTACGGGATTGGGTGTATTGATTGATAAATATCCCGATCGTTTTTGGGATGTCGCAATTGCTGAACAACACGCGGTTGCATCGATGGCAGCAATGGCGAAGGAGGGGTTTAAGCCTTTTGTTACGATTTATTCTACTTTTTTGCAACGTGCTTTTGATCAAATTGTCCATGATGTAGGGATTATGTCTTTGCCTGTAAAATTTGCCATTGATCGAGCTGGGATTGTCGGGGAAGATGGCGAAACACATCAAGGATTACTTGATATATCTTATCTACGTTCCGTTCCTAATATGGTTCTTTTTGCCCCACGTGACAATGTTTCATTGAAAAAAGCCGTTGCATTTGCTTCAAATTTTAATATTTCTCCGTGTGCTTTTCGTTATCCTAGAGGAAAATTTATTTTAGAAGAAGGCGTATTTGAGAATAAGGATTTTTTTATCGGTAAGTCTGAACTTTTGATTGATAATGGAGATATTCTTTTGGTAGGATATGGCAATGGTGTGGGTAGAGCATATGAAGTCTTAAAGCTTTTGAAAGAAAAAGGTATATCCTGTGCTTTGCTTGATTTGAGATTTCTCAAACCTTTGGATAGAGACTTAAAAGATATTTTACCAAAATATCAAATTATTTTTGTCTTTAGTGATAGCTACAAAATAAATGGCGTTGGATCTGCATTGCTTGAATATATGATGGAAGAAGATTTGAAATTGAGAATAGAGACTTTTGAAATTCCTGATAAATATATTCCTCACGGGAATACCGTTTTAATTGAAAAATCCGTTGGTTTAGATGTAGAAACCTTAACTATGAAAGTTTTGAACAGATTATCAAATCTATCGCAAAGACTCTCATAG
- a CDS encoding acetyl-CoA carboxylase subunit A has translation MFKKILIANRGEIAVRIIRACNDLHVKSVAIYSEADRDSLHIKMADEAYKVSEEPLKGYLDPDTIIKIAKESSAEAIHPGYGFLSENADFAKKVLEAGLVFIGPSPEVIAKMGDKNQARALMSENGIPIVPGTKVLNQNTQEEIKGFADKIGYPVILKASAGGGGRGIRVVFEEKDLMDSFEACKREAKAFFKNEDIFMEKYIQNPRHIEFQILGDNYGNVIHLLERDCSIQRRHQKLLEIAPSPLMGEDLRRRMGAAAVMAAKVSGYSNAGTVEFLLDETNNFYFMEMNTRIQVEHGVTEEITGLDLVARQIRIASGELLELLQSDIKPQGFAIEARINAEDASRDFAPNPGRIIGYYPALGPFVRIDSCIYKDYVIPPHYDSMVAKVIVRASSYSLAVNKMIRALGEFKVEGIKTTTEFLLNICREKNFGRGDFDTSYIETHLQHLIPQEVKDEIFVAVANAIGFKYGLE, from the coding sequence ATGTTTAAAAAGATCTTAATTGCCAATCGGGGTGAAATAGCCGTTCGGATTATTCGCGCCTGTAATGATTTGCACGTCAAGAGCGTAGCGATTTATTCTGAAGCTGATAGGGATTCGTTGCATATTAAAATGGCAGATGAAGCTTATAAAGTAAGTGAAGAGCCGCTAAAGGGATATTTAGATCCCGATACTATTATTAAAATTGCCAAAGAAAGTAGTGCAGAAGCCATTCATCCAGGCTATGGGTTTTTGAGTGAAAATGCTGATTTTGCCAAAAAGGTTTTGGAAGCAGGTCTTGTATTTATAGGGCCAAGCCCAGAAGTGATTGCAAAAATGGGGGATAAAAATCAAGCACGAGCCTTGATGAGTGAAAATGGTATCCCAATCGTTCCAGGGACAAAGGTACTCAATCAGAACACTCAAGAGGAAATCAAGGGTTTTGCCGATAAAATTGGATATCCTGTTATTCTTAAAGCAAGTGCAGGTGGGGGAGGCAGGGGAATACGCGTAGTCTTTGAAGAAAAAGATTTGATGGATAGTTTTGAGGCTTGCAAACGTGAAGCTAAGGCATTTTTTAAAAATGAAGATATTTTTATGGAAAAATACATTCAGAATCCTCGCCATATCGAGTTTCAAATACTTGGTGATAACTATGGGAACGTCATTCATTTACTTGAGAGAGATTGTTCTATCCAACGCCGCCATCAAAAGCTCTTAGAAATTGCTCCAAGCCCTTTAATGGGAGAGGATTTACGTCGTAGAATGGGTGCTGCAGCTGTTATGGCAGCTAAAGTTTCGGGGTATAGTAATGCTGGAACAGTAGAATTTTTGCTTGATGAAACAAATAATTTTTATTTTATGGAGATGAATACTCGTATTCAAGTTGAACACGGTGTTACTGAAGAAATCACAGGATTAGATCTAGTTGCTAGACAAATCAGGATTGCAAGCGGAGAATTGCTTGAATTGCTTCAGAGTGACATCAAACCACAAGGTTTTGCTATTGAAGCAAGAATTAATGCCGAAGATGCAAGCAGAGATTTTGCTCCAAATCCAGGACGAATTATTGGATATTATCCTGCTTTGGGACCTTTTGTGAGAATAGACAGCTGTATTTATAAGGATTATGTCATTCCGCCTCATTATGATTCGATGGTGGCAAAGGTGATTGTGCGTGCCAGCAGTTATTCTCTGGCTGTTAATAAGATGATTCGGGCATTGGGTGAATTTAAGGTTGAGGGCATCAAGACAACTACGGAATTTTTGCTCAATATTTGCAGAGAGAAGAATTTTGGACGCGGCGATTTTGATACTTCCTATATAGAAACTCATCTTCAACATTTGATCCCTCAGGAGGTGAAAGATGAAATTTTTGTGGCTGTTGCGAACGCGATCGGTTTCAAATATGGATTGGAATGA
- a CDS encoding uroporphyrinogen-III synthase: MREIVLINSKENPKVKTLIVNKIELLPIRKSIIEQHIDLNKIQKSVDALIFTSKYAFKSLLKNMQEYPELEVFRQIPAFVIGENTAQKLKEACFGVEYIGLDSHGAGFSSEIIPLLKNRKPLYFRAKKIVSGLDVKLWEAKIKLKQVIAYENKTSIIDKTFKPLPKSILIFTAPSHYLAFKQNFGWDGSYSAVAIGMTTFGVFDSEVEGFVSPTQSIDSCIEFAKELALKLP, translated from the coding sequence ATGCGAGAGATTGTTTTGATCAATTCTAAAGAGAATCCCAAAGTAAAAACTTTAATTGTAAATAAGATTGAGCTTTTGCCTATTAGAAAATCTATTATAGAGCAACATATTGATTTAAATAAAATTCAAAAGAGCGTGGATGCCTTGATTTTTACCTCAAAATATGCTTTTAAATCTTTACTGAAAAATATGCAGGAATACCCAGAATTAGAAGTTTTTAGACAGATACCAGCATTTGTAATTGGAGAAAATACGGCTCAAAAACTAAAAGAAGCTTGCTTTGGTGTAGAATATATCGGTCTAGATTCTCATGGAGCTGGTTTTTCAAGTGAAATTATTCCTTTGCTTAAAAACAGAAAACCTTTATATTTTCGTGCTAAAAAGATTGTTTCAGGGTTGGATGTGAAGCTTTGGGAGGCAAAAATTAAACTCAAACAAGTCATTGCTTATGAAAATAAAACTAGTATCATAGATAAAACTTTTAAACCACTGCCAAAATCTATCCTGATTTTTACTGCTCCAAGTCATTATTTGGCTTTTAAACAGAACTTTGGTTGGGATGGAAGCTATAGTGCGGTGGCTATCGGGATGACTACTTTTGGGGTTTTTGATAGTGAGGTGGAAGGATTTGTAAGCCCAACTCAAAGCATAGATAGTTGTATAGAATTTGCCAAAGAATTGGCATTAAAACTTCCTTAA